A DNA window from Zingiber officinale cultivar Zhangliang chromosome 3A, Zo_v1.1, whole genome shotgun sequence contains the following coding sequences:
- the LOC122051962 gene encoding uncharacterized calcium-binding protein At1g02270-like isoform X2: MASPPSWLFLLPFKSPRRPPRRRALHRRAACNSRRMITDRSVSCTTFNILAPIYKRLSEKGCRESQYRSYWLSRNESIIDRLLGDRSSIICLQEVWLDNEELVNLYEKRLGDAGYVNFKLARTNNRGDGLLTAVHSEYFRIIDYQKMLFNDLGDRVAQLLRVESVVPLCQGCTSSINLQIIIVNTHLLFPHDASLCIVRLQQVYKILQCIETYQNDNNLSSIPIVLSGDWNGSKRGHVYKFLRSQGFVSSYDIAHHYTDSDADCHKWVSHRNHRGNICGVDFIWLLNPNKFRKPLRTSWKEAVFGIIKYLLHSASLSKENAFAFLKVDSPGDYIHYTGFCQALRQWGLIGQRDGLCHEDVKYLWAQADIEGDGVVDFEEFQRCIWSPRWSEHPDESSEEWTELGSGTETRMTFGFSVKDAVLFPPEVERGMWPENYSLSDHAPLTVVFSPVKLS, encoded by the exons ATGGCATCTCCGCCTTCCTGGCTCTTCCTCCTCCCCTTTAAATCGCCTCGCCGTCCTCCCCGACGCAGAGCTCTGCACCGACGCGCCGCCTGCAACTCCCGTAGGATGATCACCGATCGCAGCGTCTCGTGCACCACCTTCAACATTCTCGCGCCCATCTACAAACGCCTCAGCGAGAAG GGTTGCCGGGAGAGCCAGTACAGGAGCTACTGGCTGAGCCGGAACGAGAGCATCATCGACCGCCTCTTGGGAGATCGGTCCTCCATCATTTGCCTTCAG GAGGTTTGGTTGGATAACGAGGAGCTGGTGAATCTATACGAAAAGAGGCTTGGAGATGCAGGGTATGTCAATTTCAAGCTTGCTCGGACGAACAATCGCGGGGATG GTCTCCTCACTGCTGTGCATAGTGAATATTTTAGGATTATAGACTACCAGAAGATGCTCTTTAATGATTTGGGAGATCGTGTTGCACAGCTACTACGTGTTGAATCAGTTGTTCCTTTATGTCAAGGGTGTACTAGTAGCATAAATTTACAAATCATTATTGTGAATACACATTTATTATTTCCACATGATGCTAGTCTTTGTATAGTTCGGTTGCAACAG GTATACAAAATACTTCAGTGCATAGAAACATATCAGAATGACAACAATCTTAGTTCTATTCCGATTGTACTTTCTGG AGATTGGAATGGAAGCAAACGAGGCCATGTCTATAAGTTTCTTAGGTCACAGGGATTTGTATCATCATATGATATTGCTCACCACTACACTGACAGTGATGCAGATTGCCACAAG TGGGTTAGCCACCGCAATCACCGAGGGAACATTTGTGGAGTTGATTTTATATGGCTTTTGAATCCAAACAAGTTTAGGAAGCCCCTTCGAACCAGCTGGAAAGAAGCAGTCTTTGGCATTATTAAG TATCTTTTGCATTCAGCTTCTCTTTCAAAAGAAAATGCCTTTGCTTTCCTTAAAGTGGATAGTCCTGGCGACTATATTCATTACACCGGGTTTTGTCAAGCTCTCCGTCAG TGGGGTTTAATTGGCCAACGCGATGGCCTTTGTCATGAAGATGTAAAATATTTGTGGGCTCAAGCTGATATTGAAGGAGAcggtgttgtggattttgaagaATTTCAG CGATGCATTTGGAGCCCGAGATGGTCTGAGCATCCTGACGAGAGCTCAGAAGAATGGACAGAACTAGGATCAGGCACAGAGACACGCATGACCTTTGGTTTCAGCGTAAAGGACGCAGTTCTTTTTCCTCCAGAAGTTGAGAGAGGGATGTGGCCAGAGAATTATTCTCTTTCTGATCATGCACCATTAACCGTAGTGTTTTCACCTGTGAAGTTATCGTAA
- the LOC122051962 gene encoding uncharacterized calcium-binding protein At1g02270-like isoform X1 — MASPPSWLFLLPFKSPRRPPRRRALHRRAACNSRRMITDRSVSCTTFNILAPIYKRLSEKDQGCRESQYRSYWLSRNESIIDRLLGDRSSIICLQEVWLDNEELVNLYEKRLGDAGYVNFKLARTNNRGDGLLTAVHSEYFRIIDYQKMLFNDLGDRVAQLLRVESVVPLCQGCTSSINLQIIIVNTHLLFPHDASLCIVRLQQVYKILQCIETYQNDNNLSSIPIVLSGDWNGSKRGHVYKFLRSQGFVSSYDIAHHYTDSDADCHKWVSHRNHRGNICGVDFIWLLNPNKFRKPLRTSWKEAVFGIIKYLLHSASLSKENAFAFLKVDSPGDYIHYTGFCQALRQWGLIGQRDGLCHEDVKYLWAQADIEGDGVVDFEEFQRCIWSPRWSEHPDESSEEWTELGSGTETRMTFGFSVKDAVLFPPEVERGMWPENYSLSDHAPLTVVFSPVKLS, encoded by the exons ATGGCATCTCCGCCTTCCTGGCTCTTCCTCCTCCCCTTTAAATCGCCTCGCCGTCCTCCCCGACGCAGAGCTCTGCACCGACGCGCCGCCTGCAACTCCCGTAGGATGATCACCGATCGCAGCGTCTCGTGCACCACCTTCAACATTCTCGCGCCCATCTACAAACGCCTCAGCGAGAAG GATCAGGGTTGCCGGGAGAGCCAGTACAGGAGCTACTGGCTGAGCCGGAACGAGAGCATCATCGACCGCCTCTTGGGAGATCGGTCCTCCATCATTTGCCTTCAG GAGGTTTGGTTGGATAACGAGGAGCTGGTGAATCTATACGAAAAGAGGCTTGGAGATGCAGGGTATGTCAATTTCAAGCTTGCTCGGACGAACAATCGCGGGGATG GTCTCCTCACTGCTGTGCATAGTGAATATTTTAGGATTATAGACTACCAGAAGATGCTCTTTAATGATTTGGGAGATCGTGTTGCACAGCTACTACGTGTTGAATCAGTTGTTCCTTTATGTCAAGGGTGTACTAGTAGCATAAATTTACAAATCATTATTGTGAATACACATTTATTATTTCCACATGATGCTAGTCTTTGTATAGTTCGGTTGCAACAG GTATACAAAATACTTCAGTGCATAGAAACATATCAGAATGACAACAATCTTAGTTCTATTCCGATTGTACTTTCTGG AGATTGGAATGGAAGCAAACGAGGCCATGTCTATAAGTTTCTTAGGTCACAGGGATTTGTATCATCATATGATATTGCTCACCACTACACTGACAGTGATGCAGATTGCCACAAG TGGGTTAGCCACCGCAATCACCGAGGGAACATTTGTGGAGTTGATTTTATATGGCTTTTGAATCCAAACAAGTTTAGGAAGCCCCTTCGAACCAGCTGGAAAGAAGCAGTCTTTGGCATTATTAAG TATCTTTTGCATTCAGCTTCTCTTTCAAAAGAAAATGCCTTTGCTTTCCTTAAAGTGGATAGTCCTGGCGACTATATTCATTACACCGGGTTTTGTCAAGCTCTCCGTCAG TGGGGTTTAATTGGCCAACGCGATGGCCTTTGTCATGAAGATGTAAAATATTTGTGGGCTCAAGCTGATATTGAAGGAGAcggtgttgtggattttgaagaATTTCAG CGATGCATTTGGAGCCCGAGATGGTCTGAGCATCCTGACGAGAGCTCAGAAGAATGGACAGAACTAGGATCAGGCACAGAGACACGCATGACCTTTGGTTTCAGCGTAAAGGACGCAGTTCTTTTTCCTCCAGAAGTTGAGAGAGGGATGTGGCCAGAGAATTATTCTCTTTCTGATCATGCACCATTAACCGTAGTGTTTTCACCTGTGAAGTTATCGTAA